A region of Arabidopsis thaliana chromosome 5, partial sequence DNA encodes the following proteins:
- the SAL2 gene encoding Inositol monophosphatase family protein (SAL2; FUNCTIONS IN: 3'(2'),5'-bisphosphate nucleotidase activity, inositol or phosphatidylinositol phosphatase activity; INVOLVED IN: sulfur metabolic process; LOCATED IN: cellular_component unknown; EXPRESSED IN: 15 plant structures; EXPRESSED DURING: 9 growth stages; CONTAINS InterPro DOMAIN/s: Inositol monophosphatase (InterPro:IPR000760), 3(2),5 -bisphosphate nucleotidase HAL2 (InterPro:IPR006239), Inositol monophosphatase, metal-binding site (InterPro:IPR020583); BEST Arabidopsis thaliana protein match is: Inositol monophosphatase family protein (TAIR:AT5G09290.1); Has 1807 Blast hits to 1807 proteins in 277 species: Archae - 0; Bacteria - 0; Metazoa - 736; Fungi - 347; Plants - 385; Viruses - 0; Other Eukaryotes - 339 (source: NCBI BLink).) yields MSYEKELAAAKKAVTLAARLSQEVQKTLLQSQVWKKSDRSPVTAADYGSQAVVSLVLERELQPDKLSLVAEEETGDLRKNGSEAFLEDIAKLVKDTLASEESYTSSPLSTDDVLNAIDCGKSEGGCKGSHWVLDPIDGTRGFVRGEQYAVGLALLVEGKVVLGVMACPNLPLASAVCATDNSSQEDVGCLFFATTGSGTYVQSLKGNSLPQKVQVSSNENLDEAKFLESYHKPIPIHGTIAKKLGIKALPVRIDSQAKYAALSRGDAEIYLRFTLNGYRECIWDHAPGSIITTEAGGVVCDATGKSLDFSKGKYLAHKTGIIVTTKKLKPWILKAVRESIEEENLYF; encoded by the exons ATGTCTTATGAGAAGGAGCTAGCCGCTGCAAAGAAAGCCGTCACTCTAGCTGCTCGTCTCAGCCAG GAAGTGCAGAAGACTCTTTTGCAATCCCAAGTTTGGAAAAAATCCGATAGAAGTCCGGTTACTGCAGCTGATTACG GCTCACAAGCTGTGGTTAGTCTTGTATTGGAGAGGGAGCTCCAACCTGATAAACTGTCATTAGTAGCTGAAGAG GAAACTGGAGATCTGCGGAAGAATGGAAGTGAGGCGTTTCTAGAAGATATTGCAAAGCTTGTGAAAGATACTCTAGCCTCTGAGGAATCGTACACCAGCTCTCCTCTATCCACAGATGATGTGTTAAATGCTATAGACTGCGGTAAATCAGAAGGCGGTTGCAAAGGTTCCCACTGGGTTCTTGATCCTATAGATGGAACCAGAGG ATTTGTAAGAGGAGAGCAATACGCGGTGGGGTTAGCCTTGCTTGTGGAAGGCAAAGTGGTGCTTGGTGTCATGGCTTGCCCAAATCTTCCTTTGGCTTCTGCGGTTTGCGCGACTGATAATTCTTCCCAGGAAGATGTTGGCTGTCTTTTCTTTGCTACAACGGGTTCAGGGACTTACGTGCAATCGCTCAAAGGCAATTCTCTGCCACAAAAG GTGCAAGTGAGTAGCAATGAGAATCTTGATGAAGCGAAGTTCTTAGAATCATACCACAAACCAATTCCCATCCATGGTACCATTGCCAAG AAACTCGGGATTAAAGCATTACCTGTAAGGATCGATAGCCAAGCTAAGTATGCGGCTTTGTCGCGAGGAGACGCAGAGATATACTTGCGTTTCACTCTCAATGGATACCGTGAGTGTATTTGGGACCATGCACCTGGTTCAATAATCACTACAG AAGCTGGAGGCGTAGTGTGTGATGCTACAGGGAAATCTCTGGACTTCTCGAAAGGAAAGTATCTTGCTCACAAAACGGGGATCATAGTTACCACCAAGAAACTCAAGCCATGGATATTGAAGGCAGTCAGAGAATccatagaagaagagaatctttATTTCTGA
- the TBL14 gene encoding TRICHOME BIREFRINGENCE-LIKE 14 (TRICHOME BIREFRINGENCE-LIKE 14 (TBL14); INVOLVED IN: biological_process unknown; LOCATED IN: endomembrane system; CONTAINS InterPro DOMAIN/s: Protein of unknown function DUF231, plant (InterPro:IPR004253); BEST Arabidopsis thaliana protein match is: TRICHOME BIREFRINGENCE-LIKE 15 (TAIR:AT2G37720.1); Has 1334 Blast hits to 1314 proteins in 27 species: Archae - 0; Bacteria - 0; Metazoa - 0; Fungi - 0; Plants - 1334; Viruses - 0; Other Eukaryotes - 0 (source: NCBI BLink).), translated as MFGGKSHILRGSVSLALIVLILLVIILLVSEENPLRDSLFEVKRQFSSSSSSSSSVCNFAKGKWVEDRKRPLYSGFECKQWLSSMWSCRIMGRPDFSFEGYRWQPEGCNMPQFDRFTFLTRMQNKTIAFIGDSLGRQQFQSLMCMASGGEDSPEVQNVGWEYGLVKAKGALRPDGWAYRFPTTNTTILYYWSASLSDLVPMNNTDPPSLTAMHLDRPPAFMRNYLHRFDVLVLNTGHHWNRGKIEGNHWVMHVNGTQVEGEYLKDIRNAKDFTIHSVAKWLDAQLPLHPRLKAFFRTISPRHFKNGDWNTGGNCNNTVPLSRGSEITGDDGSIDATVESAVNGTRIKILDITALSELRDEAHISGSKLKPRKPKKASNVTSTPTINDCLHWCLPGIPDTWNELFIAQI; from the exons ATGTTTGGTGGAAAAAGTCATATACTCAGAGGGAGTGTATCACTGGCCTTGATCGTCCTTATTCTTTTGGTCATTATACTCCTGGTTTCTGAGGAAAACCCGCTTCGTGATTCTCTCTTTGAAGTAAAACGTcagttttcatcttcttcttcttcttcttcttcag TTTGTAACTTTGCAAAGGGAAAATGGGTTGAAGACCGGAAGAGACCATTGTATTCTGGTTTTGAATGTAAACAATGGTTATCATCCATGTGGTCATGTAGAATAATGGGCAGACCCGATTTCTCATTTGAGGGTTACCGTTGGCAGCCAGAAGGTTGCAACATGCCACAGTTTGACAGATTCACTTTCTTGACAAG aatGCAGAACAAGACGATAGCATTTATAGGAGACTCATTGGGGCGGCAACAGTTTCAATCCCTAATGTGTATGGCCAGTGGTGGTGAAGATAGCCCAGAGGTTCAAAACGTGGGATGGGAGTACGGTTTGGTGAAAGCCAAAGGAGCTCTCCGTCCTGATGGTTGGGCTTATCGGTTCCCAACCACAAACACGACGATCTTGTATTATTGGTCAGCTAGCTTATCAGATTTGGTACCCATGAACAATACAGATCCACCTAGTCTTACTGCAATGCATCTAGATCGTCCACCAGCATTCATGAGAAACTACCTTCACCGTTTCGATGTATTGGTTCTAAACACTGGTCACCATTGGAACAGAGGTAAGATTGAAGGAAACCATTGGGTGATGCATGTAAATGGAACACAGGTCGAAGGCGAATATCTCAAAGATATCAGAAACGCCAAGGATTTTACAATACACAGCGTTGCGAAGTGGCTCGATGCACAGCTTCCATTGCATCCGCGGTTGAAAGCTTTCTTTAGGACAATTTCTCCGAGGCATTTTAAAAACGGAGATTGGAATACAGGTGGAAACTGTAACAACACGGTTCCTTTGTCTAGAGGCAGCGAAATCACAGGGGATGATGGATCGATCGATGCAACAGTTGAGAGTGCTGTGAACGGGACAAGGATCAAGATTCTTGACATAACTGCACTTTCTGAGCTAAGAGACGAAGCTCATATCTCAGGGTCTAAACTCAAACCCCGAAAACCGAAGAAGGCAAGTAACGTGACCTCAACTCCAACGATCAACGATTGCTTGCATTGGTGCTTACCAGGGATCCCAGATACTTGGAATGAACTTTTCATTGCTCAGATTTGA
- a CDS encoding U2 small nuclear ribonucleoprotein auxiliary factor-like protein (unknown protein; FUNCTIONS IN: molecular_function unknown; INVOLVED IN: biological_process unknown; LOCATED IN: cellular_component unknown; EXPRESSED IN: 23 plant structures; EXPRESSED DURING: 13 growth stages; Has 34 Blast hits to 34 proteins in 12 species: Archae - 0; Bacteria - 0; Metazoa - 0; Fungi - 0; Plants - 34; Viruses - 0; Other Eukaryotes - 0 (source: NCBI BLink).): MASFEKFEPIFGEVVPERSDPGSGLLRRCLFHVYASDSYNLTVHVTDFISGVWTTILSVSQLDDMRDTVGIGGSWSEFVDYTVASLKSDNVKLLLGETSVSNGVKTARLVSQKAKGMPRINVPLTKMVESSASEAMANLSLELFRAFKSKQHLQGEVSFSAAATDEKDKRDATYNQLERYSRKLDVMAPSTNNRQDSPANQSAREANTKNPVKRVPAHRRTRKRGALLQDSEEEDG, from the exons ATGGCGAGTTTCGAGAAATTCGAACCCATATTTGGAGAAGTCGTACCCGAACGTTCGGATCCGGGTTCGGGTCTACTCCGGCGATGTCTCTTCCACGTCTACGCTTCCGATTCGTATAACTTAACAGTTCATGTCACTGACTTCATCTCCGGTGTCTGGACGACGATCCTCTCCGTCTCGCAGCTAGACGATATG AGGGATACTGTTGGGATTGGTGGTTCGTGGTCTGAGTTCGTCGATTATACTGTTGCTTCCTTGAAATCCGACAATGTGAAGCTTCTCTTGGGAGAAACTTCAGTTTCAAATG GTGTCAAAACTGCGCGATTAGTTTCTCAGAAAGCCAAAGGAATGCCTCGCATAAATGTTCCTTTAACAAAGATGGTGGAATCATCTGCTAGTGAAGCAATGGCAAATCTGTCTCTCGAGTTGTTCAGAGCATTCAAGAGCAAGCAGCACCTACAAG GAGAAGTGAGTTTTTCAGCTGCAGCAACTGATGAAAAG GATAAGAGGGATGCTACCTATAACCAACTGGAACGATACTCTAGAAAGCTAGATGTTATGGCTCCATCAACAAATAACCGGCAAGACTCTCCCG ccAACCAATCTGCCCGAGAAGCTAACACAAAAAACCCTGTGAAACGAGTACCTGCTCACCGAAG AACCCGTAAACGGGGTGCTCTTCTGCAGGAttcagaagaagaggatgGCTGA
- the PSAN gene encoding photosystem I reaction center subunit PSI-N, chloroplast, putative / PSI-N, putative (PSAN) (PSAN; FUNCTIONS IN: calmodulin binding; INVOLVED IN: photosynthetic electron transport in photosystem I; LOCATED IN: chloroplast thylakoid membrane, photosystem I, chloroplast thylakoid lumen, chloroplast, chloroplast photosystem I; EXPRESSED IN: 22 plant structures; EXPRESSED DURING: 13 growth stages; CONTAINS InterPro DOMAIN/s: Photosystem I reaction centre subunit N (InterPro:IPR008796); Has 30201 Blast hits to 17322 proteins in 780 species: Archae - 12; Bacteria - 1396; Metazoa - 17338; Fungi - 3422; Plants - 5037; Viruses - 0; Other Eukaryotes - 2996 (source: NCBI BLink).) yields the protein MAAMNSSVLTCSYAIAGSGSVELNQKVGLVNSSVGFGQKKQMIMPVIKAQRVVGDDVDGSNGRRSAMVFLAATLFSTAAVSASANAGVIDEYLERSKTNKELNDKKRLATSGANFARAFTVQFGSCKFPENFTGCQDLAKQKFHLSQKILLWNAKARTSTSVVPMFSGNGEELCLFSSILI from the exons ATGGCGGCCATGAACTCGAGTGTTCTCACTTGCAGCTACGCAATTGCTGGCTCTGGCTCGGTAGAGCTTAACCAGAAAGTTGGTTTGGTGAATTCATCAGTTGGGTTTGGTCAGAAGAAACAGATGATTATGCCTGTGATCAAAGCTCAACGCGTTGTtggtgatgatgttgatggaTCTAATGGAAGACGATCAGCCATGGTTTTCTTAGCAGCTACACTCTTCTCCACTGCTGCTGTTTCTGCTTCTGCTAATGCTGGCGTCATTGACGAATACCTCGAGAGGAGCAAAACCAACAAA gAACTTAATGATAAGAAGAGATTGGCAACAAGTGGAGCAAACTTTGCGAGAGCATTCACTGTTCAATTCGGAAGCTGCAAGTTCCCTGAGAATTTCACTGGCTGCCAAGATCTTGCCAAGCAAAAG TTCCATTTATCTCAGAAGATATTGCTTTGGAATGCGAAGGCAAGGACAAGTACAAGTGTGGTTCCAATGTTTTCTGGAAATGGTGAagaactttgtttgttttcatctaTTCTTATATAA
- the SAL2 gene encoding Inositol monophosphatase family protein, translating to MVSSGSQAVVSLVLERELQPDKLSLVAEEETGDLRKNGSEAFLEDIAKLVKDTLASEESYTSSPLSTDDVLNAIDCGKSEGGCKGSHWVLDPIDGTRGFVRGEQYAVGLALLVEGKVVLGVMACPNLPLASAVCATDNSSQEDVGCLFFATTGSGTYVQSLKGNSLPQKVQVSSNENLDEAKFLESYHKPIPIHGTIAKKLGIKALPVRIDSQAKYAALSRGDAEIYLRFTLNGYRECIWDHAPGSIITTEAGGVVCDATGKSLDFSKGKYLAHKTGIIVTTKKLKPWILKAVRESIEEENLYF from the exons ATGGTTTCTTCAGGCTCACAAGCTGTGGTTAGTCTTGTATTGGAGAGGGAGCTCCAACCTGATAAACTGTCATTAGTAGCTGAAGAG GAAACTGGAGATCTGCGGAAGAATGGAAGTGAGGCGTTTCTAGAAGATATTGCAAAGCTTGTGAAAGATACTCTAGCCTCTGAGGAATCGTACACCAGCTCTCCTCTATCCACAGATGATGTGTTAAATGCTATAGACTGCGGTAAATCAGAAGGCGGTTGCAAAGGTTCCCACTGGGTTCTTGATCCTATAGATGGAACCAGAGG ATTTGTAAGAGGAGAGCAATACGCGGTGGGGTTAGCCTTGCTTGTGGAAGGCAAAGTGGTGCTTGGTGTCATGGCTTGCCCAAATCTTCCTTTGGCTTCTGCGGTTTGCGCGACTGATAATTCTTCCCAGGAAGATGTTGGCTGTCTTTTCTTTGCTACAACGGGTTCAGGGACTTACGTGCAATCGCTCAAAGGCAATTCTCTGCCACAAAAG GTGCAAGTGAGTAGCAATGAGAATCTTGATGAAGCGAAGTTCTTAGAATCATACCACAAACCAATTCCCATCCATGGTACCATTGCCAAG AAACTCGGGATTAAAGCATTACCTGTAAGGATCGATAGCCAAGCTAAGTATGCGGCTTTGTCGCGAGGAGACGCAGAGATATACTTGCGTTTCACTCTCAATGGATACCGTGAGTGTATTTGGGACCATGCACCTGGTTCAATAATCACTACAG AAGCTGGAGGCGTAGTGTGTGATGCTACAGGGAAATCTCTGGACTTCTCGAAAGGAAAGTATCTTGCTCACAAAACGGGGATCATAGTTACCACCAAGAAACTCAAGCCATGGATATTGAAGGCAGTCAGAGAATccatagaagaagagaatctttATTTCTGA
- the PSAN gene encoding photosystem I reaction center subunit PSI-N, chloroplast, putative / PSI-N, putative (PSAN) (PSAN; FUNCTIONS IN: calmodulin binding; INVOLVED IN: photosynthetic electron transport in photosystem I; LOCATED IN: in 6 components; EXPRESSED IN: 23 plant structures; EXPRESSED DURING: 13 growth stages; CONTAINS InterPro DOMAIN/s: Photosystem I reaction centre subunit N (InterPro:IPR008796); Has 1807 Blast hits to 1807 proteins in 277 species: Archae - 0; Bacteria - 0; Metazoa - 736; Fungi - 347; Plants - 385; Viruses - 0; Other Eukaryotes - 339 (source: NCBI BLink).) codes for MAAMNSSVLTCSYAIAGSGSVELNQKVGLVNSSVGFGQKKQMIMPVIKAQRVVGDDVDGSNGRRSAMVFLAATLFSTAAVSASANAGVIDEYLERSKTNKELNDKKRLATSGANFARAFTVQFGSCKFPENFTGCQDLAKQKKVPFISEDIALECEGKDKYKCGSNVFWKW; via the exons ATGGCGGCCATGAACTCGAGTGTTCTCACTTGCAGCTACGCAATTGCTGGCTCTGGCTCGGTAGAGCTTAACCAGAAAGTTGGTTTGGTGAATTCATCAGTTGGGTTTGGTCAGAAGAAACAGATGATTATGCCTGTGATCAAAGCTCAACGCGTTGTtggtgatgatgttgatggaTCTAATGGAAGACGATCAGCCATGGTTTTCTTAGCAGCTACACTCTTCTCCACTGCTGCTGTTTCTGCTTCTGCTAATGCTGGCGTCATTGACGAATACCTCGAGAGGAGCAAAACCAACAAA gAACTTAATGATAAGAAGAGATTGGCAACAAGTGGAGCAAACTTTGCGAGAGCATTCACTGTTCAATTCGGAAGCTGCAAGTTCCCTGAGAATTTCACTGGCTGCCAAGATCTTGCCAAGCAAAAG AAAGTTCCATTTATCTCAGAAGATATTGCTTTGGAATGCGAAGGCAAGGACAAGTACAAGTGTGGTTCCAATGTTTTCTGGAAATGGTGA
- a CDS encoding S-adenosyl-L-methionine-dependent methyltransferases superfamily protein (S-adenosyl-L-methionine-dependent methyltransferases superfamily protein; CONTAINS InterPro DOMAIN/s: Protein of unknown function DUF248, methyltransferase putative (InterPro:IPR004159); BEST Arabidopsis thaliana protein match is: S-adenosyl-L-methionine-dependent methyltransferases superfamily protein (TAIR:AT1G29470.2); Has 79879 Blast hits to 39720 proteins in 2025 species: Archae - 377; Bacteria - 14382; Metazoa - 24757; Fungi - 8186; Plants - 4300; Viruses - 653; Other Eukaryotes - 27224 (source: NCBI BLink).) yields MAQPRYTRIDNRRPSSNYCSTVTVVVFVALCLVGIWMMTSSSVGPAQNVDEVSLDNKDGIKKQMTPPAEEGNGQKFEDAPVETPNEDKKGDGDASLPKEDESSSKQDNQEEKKEEKTKEEFTPSSETKSETEGGEDQKDDSKSENGGGGDLDEKKDLKDNSDEENPDTNEKQTKPETEDNELGEDGENQKQFESDNGEKKSIDDDKKSSDDDKENKTGNEDTETKTEKENTETNVDVQVEQEGQSKNETSGDLSPPGAQLELLNETTAQNGSFSTQATESKNEKEAQKGSGDKLDYKWALCNTTAGPDYIPCLDNVQAIRSLPSTKHYEHRERHCPDSPPTCLVPLPDGYKRPIEWPKSREKIWYTNVPHTKLAEYKGHQNWVKVTGEYLTFPGGGTQFKHGALHYIDFIQESVPAIAWGKRSRVVLDVGCGVASFGGFLFDRDVITMSLAPKDEHEAQVQFALERGIPAISAVMGTTRLPFPGRVFDIVHCARCRVPWHIEGGKLLLELNRVLRPGGFFVWSATPVYQKKTEDVEIWKAMSELIKKMCWELVSINKDTINGVGVATYRKPTSNECYKNRSEPVPPICADSDDPNASWKVPLQACMHTAPEDKTQRGSQWPEQWPARLEKAPFWLSSSQTGVYGKAAPEDFSADYEHWKRVVTKSYLNGLGINWASVRNVMDMRAVYGGFAAALRDLKVWVMNVVPIDSPDTLAIIYERGLFGIYHDWCESFSTYPRSYDLLHADHLFSKLKQRCNLTAVIAEVDRVLRPEGKLIVRDDAETIQQVEGMVKAMKWEVRMTYSKEKEGLLSVQKSIWRPSEVETLTYAIG; encoded by the exons ATGGCGCAACCAAGGTACACTAGGATAGATAACAGGAGGCCCTCATCAAATTATTGCTCTACAGTGACAGTAGTTGTGTTTGTGGCCCTATGCTTAGTCGGGATCTGGATGATGACATCATCTTCTGTTGGACCGGCTCAGAATGTTGATGAGGTTTCTCTGGACAACAAAGATGGGATAAAGAAACAGATGACCCCACCTGCAGAGGAGGGTAATGGTCAGAAGTTTGAAGACGCACCTGTTGAAACACCGAACGAGGATAAAAAAGGAGATGGTGATGCAAGCTTGCCCAAAGAGGATGAGAGCTCAAGCAAACAAGATAAccaggaagagaagaaagaagagaaaactaaagaagagTTTACTCCATCCAGTGAGACGAAAAGTGAGACCGAAGGTGGGGAAGATCAAAAAGATGACTCCAAGTCAGAaaatggtggtggaggtgatttagatgagaaaaaagatttgaaagacAACTCAGATGAAGAAAATCCTGACACAAATGAAAAGCAAACTAAACCAGAAACAGAGGACAATGAGTTGGGTGAGGATGGTGAAAACCAAAAGCAATTTGAGTCTGATAACGGTGAGAAAAAAtccattgatgatgataaaaaatccagtgatgatgataaagaaaacaagacaGGCAACGAAGATACTGAAACCAAGACTGAGAAGGAAAACACTGAGACAAATGTGGATGTTCAAGTAGAGCAAGAGGGTCAATCCAAAAACGAGACCTCAGGTGATCTTTCACCTCCTGGGGCACAATTAGAGCTACTGAATGAAACTACCGCACAGAATGGTTCATTTTCAACCCAGGCAACAGAGTccaaaaatgagaaagaagctCAGAAGGGTTCTGGTGATAAACTTGATTACAAATGGGCACTATGCAATACAACAGCAGGACCTGATTACATTCCCTGTCTCGATAATGTGCAAGCCATTAGGAGTCTTCCGAGTACTAAACATTACGAGCATCGTGAGAGGCATTGCCCAGACAGCCCACCCACCTGCCTTGTTCCTTTGCCTGATGGATACAAGCGGCCAATTGAGTGGCCCAAAAGTCGAGAAAAG ATCTGGTACACCAACGTCCCTCATACCAAGCTTGCTGAGTATAAGGGGCATCAAAATTGGGTTAAAGTTACCGGTGAGTATCTAACTTTTCCTGGTGGAGGAACCCAATTCAAGCATGGTGCTCTTCATTACATCGATTTCATACAGGAG TCTGTCCCTGCTATTGCATGGGGTAAACGCTCTCGTGTGGTCCTGGATGTTGGATGCGGTGTTGCAAGCTTTGGAGGTTTCCTCTTTGACAGAGATGTGATCACTATGTCTCTTGCACCTAAAGATGAACATGAAGCTCAGGTGCAATTTGCTCTTGAGAGGGGCATTCCCGCCATTTCTGCAGTTATGGGCACGACAAGGCTACCTTTCCCTGGCAGAGTTTTTGACATAGTTCATTGTGCTCGCTGTAGAGTGCCATGGCACATTGAAG GTGGTAAACTTCTCCTGGAGCTTAACCGTGTATTGAGACCCGGTGGGTTCTTTGTGTGGTCTGCTACTCCTGTTTATCAGAAGAAGACCGAAGATGTTGAAATTTGGAAAG CTATGAGTGAACTCATTAAGAAGATGTGTTGGGAACTCGTATCCATTAACAAGGACACTATCAATGGAGTAGGTGTTGCTACTTACAGAAAGCCAACTTCAAATGAGTGCTACAAAAACAGATCAGAACCGGTGCCTCCAATTTGTGCAGACTCTGATGATCCAAATGCATCTTg GAAAGTGCCGCTTCAAGCATGCATGCACACCGCGCCAGAAGACAAAACGCAACGTGGATCTCAGTGGCCCGAACAATGGCCAGCGAGATTAGAGAAAGCACCGTTCTGGTTATCAAGTTCCCAGACTGGAGTTTACGGAAAAGCAGCACCAGAGGATTTCAGTGCTGATTATGAGCACTGGAAACGCGTAGTGACCAAATCATACCTTAATGGTTTAGGAATCAACTGGGCATCTGTTAGAAATGTGATGGACATGAGAGCCGTTTATGGAGG TTTTGCGGCAGCTCTAAGAGATCTGAAAGTGTGGGTCATGAATGTGGTTCCAATAGATTCACCAGACACACTTGCAATAATCTATGAACGAGGACTCTTTGGTATCTACCACGATTGGTGCGAATCTTTCAGTACATACCCGAGATCATATGATCTCCTTCACGCCGACCATCTTTTCTCCAAACTCAAACAAAG GTGCAATCTAACTGCGGTGATAGCAGAAGTGGATCGTGTTTTGAGACCGGAAGGGAAACTGATAGTTCGAGACGATGCGGAAACAATACAGCAAGTGGAAGGCATGGTGAAAGCGATGAAATGGGAAGTTCGAATGACTTATTCTAAGGAAAAAGAAGGTTTGCTCTCTGTTCAAAAATCAATCTGGCGACCCAGTGAAGTGGAAACACTCACTTACGCTATCGGTTGA